The nucleotide sequence CCTTTACCCTAAACCTGCCTCTAACGCCATGAAAGGAAATTCTATATTGAGGGAGGTCTTTGACGCCCTGCCTTCTATGGTCTTTGTTGTTGATCAGGATGTGCGGATTCAGGAGTATAATGCCGCTGCCACGAGCGTCATGATAACAGCTGAACGAGAGGCTATTCTCCAACGGCGGGCTGGTGAGATACTCAACTGTATCCATTCAAGAGAATCGCCCGATGGCTGTGGAAGGTCATCCGTTTGTTCCGGCTGCATTGTCAGAAATGCAGTGACCAAGGCCCTGCAAGGAGGAGCGCGGGTCATTCGGCATCGGACAAGAATGCAAATCGTCCAGAATGAGCAGATTGTTCAGATCTACGTCCTTGTCACGGCTTCCCCGTTCTCCTTTCGTGGCAATCAGCATGTGCTGTTGGTGATTGAAGATATCACTGAAATCGCCGAGCTCTATCGGATGATTTTTATCTGCCCGGTTTGCGGCAAGATGCAGAGCGAGGAAAAGACCTGGATGCGGGTCGAATCCTATTTCAAAAACAACTGGAACGTTGAGTGCTCACATGGTTATTGTCCTGACTGCTTTCAGCATGAGATGGAAAAAATACGATCCAACCCCAAAAAAGAGCAAGACCCGTCCCGATCATAAAATAACAACACGATCCCCAAAGAGAAATCCGAGTTCCTGAAACCAGCCAAGGTAACCAGGAAAGAGTATACTGTTATGTCCTTTACGCCCCTTGACACGATTAAAAAAAACTACGACGTTATTGTTATTGGCTCCGGTCTCGGTGGCCTGACCTGTGCCAAACGTCTTGCCAAGTCTGGCCATACCGTCCTTCTGCTGGAGCACCATCTCCAATTAGGTGGGTTGGCGACCTGGTTCAAGCGGGGAGGGCATATCTTTGACGTCTCTCTGCATGGCTTCCCGCACGGGATGGTCAAGACCTGCAAGAAATACTGGTCCAGGGAAATCAAAGACTCTATTGTCCAACTGAAAAACATCGTCTTTGATAACCCTCAGTTCTCCCTGACCACCACCTTTTCCAAGGATGATTTTACCCGCATCCTGCATGAGGATTTTAAGGTTGATCGGAGTACTGTGGATGATTTTTTCACCACAGTCAGGGCGATGAATTTTTATGATGATCAGGGCATGACCACCCGGGAGCTCTTTGAGCAGTTCTTTCCTGGCCGGTCCGATGTCCATCGTCTCCTTATGGAGCCCATCACCTATGCCAACGGCTCTACGCTGGACGAACCAGCTATCACCTACGGGATTGTTTTTTCCAATTTCATGAGCAAAGGTGTGTTCACCTTTGAGGGCGGTACGGATAAACTCATTGGTATGATGGCGGATGATCTGCAAAAGAACGGGGTGACCCTCTGTACCGGGGCCAAGGTCGAACGAATCCTGGTTGATAACGGGAAGACCAGGGGCGTCCTTGTTGGAGGCAGGGAGATTACGGCCAAGGCTGTGGTCTCCAATTCAGGCATCACCAATACCATTGATAACCTAGCTGGTCGGGAGGCCTTTAGTGATGATTTCCTCTCCCGTTTCAATACGGTGGTGGTGAACAACTCTTCCTGCCAGGTCTATTTCGGTATCCGCAAGGGGGAGTCCTTCTCTGATGTAGGGGATCTGCTCTTCACCTCAACCGCCGAGGAGTTCTCCTCAGAAGAGATGCGGCGTATGGACACCAAGAGTCGTACCTTCTCGGTCTACTACCCCAAGACCCGGCCTGAGAAGCCGGATTACACGGTGGTAGCCTCTATGAACGGCAATTACGATGATTGGGCAGGCCTGGATGATGTGGCCTATAAAGCGGCCAAGGAGGCCATGGTAGAGCGTTGTTTGGTCGATCTGGAGCGATACATCCCTGGCATTCGTGACAAGGTGGATACCATTTCTTCCGCCACACCCAAGACCTTTAATCGCTACACCCTCCATACCAAGGGCACCTCCTTTGGCACCAAGTTCGAGGGGCTGGATATCTCCCGCTCTATCTTTAAAGAGGTAGGGGGCCTGTTTCACGTCGGCTCCGTGGGGATTATCATGAGCGGCTGGCTGGGGGCGATCAACTATGGGGTGATTGTGGCCAATGATGTGGATGCCTATGTGCGGGGATGATCCTTTCCTGAGAGGCAAAGGTCAATCAGAGGGCCTTAATTGAGGGCAGCGCTTCATGTCGCAGATTATGACAGCTCATACCGTAGCAACGGGATGGGCTGTTTTTGTTTGAACACGCTGATCAGCAAAAGAACGTTTTGAGTTCTTCGTAATAACCGCCCATCCCTCCCCTTCTGGGAAGGGACAACAAAGCATGAAAGGTGATCGGACGACTCCAAGGAGTTGTCGGTATTTTTATATAAACCGGGAGAGTAGGGATGAAGAAAATGATCTTGATAATGGTAATAATCTTATTACCGGTACAGGGATATGCACTTGAGTTTGATCTGTGGAGAACAGGTGAAACAAAGGAGAAGGTTGTCGCTAAGGCGAAAAAAAACAAGATAGAGCTTAATACACACAAGGTGTCCAGAAGTGACGGTGATGTTATCGCAAATGAGATCCACTATAGCGATGTTCTTTTTCAGGAAGAGGCACAGGTGAGTTTAGTCTTCACCCAAAAAACGAATATGCTCTATGGGATAATCATAGATTGGAGAGATATTGCAATAACAGCAAGGGGGGAAGCGCTGTATGAAAGGATAGCGAACACACTTGGAGAAAAATATATACAAGATGAAGAGGTTGCAGGGAAGGGGATGATACGGAATAACAAAGAAATTTTTAAAGACTGCACCACAACCATAACCAAATACAAGGGTGGGATCAGCTCGACTCTTTTTCGCTGCAATGAGAAACGCTTTATGAGCGTGAGGTACATAGATAGTAAACTTGAACAGCAAAACGCCTTTGAAGGAAAAAAGACGGTAAGAAAGCGGGATAGTGATAGTGGTAAATTTTAAGGAAAAGTTGATGCTGGAGACTTTTTTATATCCCGTTATCCCAGGAAATTGATCGTGAGAAGCTGAACTTCTTTCTCACGTAATTTTTCGATGTGGGCAATCAATGATAAAAAAGGAGACAGAAAAATGAAGGAAAGAACAGCTGATTTTTTGCGGATAATCCTGTCCCTGATAATTCCTCCCGTGGGGGTATTTTTTCAGGAAGGCTTTGGGATGCATTTCTGGATCAATATTATTCTGACCTTGTTGGGCTATATTCCAGGGGTACTCCATGCGGTTTGGATTATTTTGAAAAAATAAAGCAGGACGACGTATTGAAAAGGAAAAAGAGCGACGACCGTGAGATGAGGAGACACGGTCGCCGCAGAGGAAGCTTGGGAGACGGAGATGATCTATCTGATCAGCACCCGTTTGTTCTATATAATCAAGGAAGAGCGTTGCATTTAATCGACCTAATTTTCAAGGCGGCCCTGCTCTCTAATGGTCGAATACAGACAACATTTTTTCCAATCAACTGTATAACTCATCCCATAGATAATCTCGACAACGCTACAGCCGCATTCCCCGATATTTGAGCAGACCTCAGGCTCTCTGCCGACAGCGTGGGTGTTTTTCTTGAGCTGTACCTGTACATGCTTTTGGGTCAGAGGGCAGTCATACGCTTTACTGGTTGTATGTCGGGCTTGCATGAAAAACTCCTTTCGGTCGATTGATACTGCTCTATGCTATCGTACTTTTGGGCTGCAACTGAAACAATTGATTATGTCTTTAATAAAACACGTTGATCCAGCCCTTGCAATAAGGCGAACGCCTCATTTTGGTCGGGTAAATTGCCCGAGTCCTTTGGGCAGCTTTTTGAAGAGCTTAAAATATAGCGGAGTTTTAGGCCCTATCAGGTCTGTCAGGAGTATGATACCAGAGGAGTTTCAGGCCCAGCAAGATGAATAGGGCGGGGATAAGCCATATGAGATAAAAAGATGCAGGTTCAATAAGATCTTGCCTTGTGCCCGCAGCGGCATACTTATCAGCAAATCGTATTCTCGTGTTATCTGCCTGGGTGCTGAATGCCTGGACAAAGGCCGCTGCCTGCTTCTCTGTTGCTCCGTGCTGTATGTATGTTGTATACAGAAAATTTGGATTGTCTACCAATTCATGCAGTTGTTTGTTGAAATTGATGTTAAAATTAGGGTCGTAAACAAAGAGTCGCCCGTCAATAGCAACTTCGTTGACAACATGCCCGTTGAGCCTGAGGATGACTGAGGTATATCCTTTGCTGTTCATTATCTTGTTAAAGATAATAGCGCATTGGGAGCACATCCCACCACCTAACCTGATCGCTTTTTCTGGATTGATCCATTGATAATATCCTGAATTGAATGAGTACAGCCAGATTATCCAGTTTTCAAAAAAAGTTGGGTGGAGGAGCTTTGCGTGTTCAGGGGAAACGAATAAAATACGTTCACTAATAGCTTGTGTTAAACGTTCACCATAGTGTTGAGCATCTTTTGGTGGGTTAGTGTCAATTTTTTGCCAAAATTCGCTGGCAGAGAGTTTTCTTGTTGTTGGATTGACGGCAAACGAGTCGCCTGGTTCAACGGTTCGAAAATAAGAGAGGCCGAGTGTATTGCTGAGAAGTAACAACGCTCCTACGAGTAACAGGAGGAATCCACTCAGTCTGAATATGTTGATTTTTTTTCTCATCATAGCGTACGAAATGAAAAGAGGTTGTTCGTTAAAAGGTGGTTGTGTCAATAGGTTACGGGTGCGATTAAAAGTGCGGTTTCTGACACCTTACGCTGCCTAGCTTATATTCTCCCAATATCTTTCCCAGTATCCGTCCGCACGGTCAACTCTCAGGGAAAGCATGATTCGGGCATTTTCCGGTGTCCACCATGCACCGGCTATTTTCAGACGTTCCTGGATGACATACCGGTGCGCACTTTCTATTTCTCCAGAACCGATAGGTAAACCAAGCTGTTGAGCCTCGGGATAGTCAAACTGCCCCGGACGGTTGCTCAGGTAACGCAGGCAGCAGCGGACAGGTGCATTTTGATCTTCTGTCTTTTTCGGCTCAAGATGAGGCTTCAATGCTTCGATCAGTTTTTCCTCCTGTCCCTTTTTCAGGCGCTCTTTCTGCTGCTTACTCCATGATCCTTTTCCGTCTTTCCCGGAACATGCCGGTGCAGCAGCCTCCAGGTATTCACAAACATGATAAAAATCGACAAGGTAACGTCCCTGTGAACCGAACTGTTTTTTCACCTGCCCGGAAATCCACGTTGCTCCGTCACCCACTGAATGCAGAGATGTACCCCGACCGAATCCCGCACGGCAGGCGCAATCAAAGAGAACCTTTCCCGACTCGTCAACGTTTTCCTGAAATTCAACGCCGAATTTAAGCGTCCTTTCCCCGAGAACATGAGCTATACTCAGGCGTGCTTCTTTCCAGGTGTGCTTTTTACCTTTGCGCCGGTCCTTGGCATCTGGATCCGTCAGGACAATCGGAACCATGCTGCCGTCCGTCTCGGCAATAACGAAGTCCCGTCCCTTTACAGACGGATATTCTTCAATTCTCTCCTGTCGACGTCTTTCATGTATGTGTCGGGCGTGAGTCTCCGTGACATTTCGGACAGTACTTTCCGGTAATGTTATCCCATAATGTTCTTTCAGCTTTTCAGGAACCCGACCAAAGGAATGGTCTGCCCCGAAATCTGTTACAGCACGTTGCAGAGGTAGCGAGCAGCACCGGCAGGTTATTCCGGCACTTCGGCTGAACGGCCGGTACCGTTTTCCCGGCTGTCTGTACTCCTGCTCAACTACGTGAATTATCCCGAACGTCGTGTGCCAATGTGTTTTTTTTACCGCTACGGGTAAAATTACCGTCCGTCGGAAGATCTGACCCAGATTTTTCAATTCGACTCTCCGCCCATCCGCTTAGCACCTCATTACCCATCCGGCGAACTTCCTCAATGACCTGACTTTCGGCCTCATCAGCTTTTACAATATCCCGTCTCCCTCATCACCGGCTATGGACAGAATAGCTTGAATACGCGTTTTCAGATTTGGCTGACGGTTCAATTGATTGAGCAATTCCTTATCTTCCTGTGACAGTGAGGGCATAAATATCTTCTCCGGGATAATATTATACGAACGGACAACACAGCATCCTGATTATTTGCTGTTTCTTTCTCAAAAAAATCAAAGTAACAGAAGAATACGCTCTCATGCATCCCGTAATTGATAAAACCGCACTTTTAATCGCACCCATAGGTTACCCTTGCCTACCCCTTTTTTTTTGTCGTTTTTTCAGGGTTATGATCAAGCATACAGGGTGTCTGTTGCGTAAGGGGCGAGAGCATCCCCTCTCAGTAACGGCGTGAAAAGAAAATGTATATGAACAGGGGCGCGGTTCCCGACCCGCTGGGTCGGGATCGGGATTAGTCGATTGCAGAGAGAACGTTTTTCAGCTGCTCAATCAGAAGATCAATATCCTCTTGGGCAACAGTCAGAGGTGGAATAAAACGCAACACCCGCATTCCGGCAAAATTGATCAGAAACCCCCGTTCAAAGAGGTGTTGAACAATCTCTGTCCCATGCTCTATACCCTTTTCCGTCAGGACCAGAGCAAGGAGCATACCGCTGCCGCGAACGTCGGAACAGAGCAGGGGGAATTCAGCTACAACTTCTTTCAACCGTTGGATAAAATATGCGCTTCTTTTCTGCATGGCAGCGAAAAAACCATCAGCCAGCATGATCTGCAGCACGGCAACCCCGGCTGCCGCAGCCACCGGATTCCCCCCAAAGGTAGAGGCATGGGTGCCCACTGTGAAAGAGGCCGCGATATCAGAGCGGGTGAGCATGGCCCCGATAGGGAGTCCATTGCCCAGGGCCTTGGCCAGGGTCATGATATCTGGAGTGACGCCCAGCTGCTCATAAGCGAACAGGGTGCCGGTTCGTCCCATTCCGGTTTGTACTTCATCAAAGATAAGAAGCAGGTTATGCTTGTCACAAAGGCTCCGTATTTTCTGTAAATAAGCAGGGTCAAGGGGGCGTACTCCGCTCTCACCCTGCAGGGGTTCACAGAGAATGGCGCAGGTCCTAGGGGTAATGAGTTTTTCCAGCTCATCAGGATCGCCAAAGCCAGCGTGGACAAAGCCAGCAGGCATGGGTTCAAATCCCTGCTGAAATTTGGGTTGGCCAGTGGCGGCAACCGTGGCCAGGGTTCGCCCATGAAAGGAACCGGATAAGGAGATGATTTCATAGCGGCCCTTACCGCTGTGAATTCTGGCTAATTTTATTGCTGCTTCATTGGCCTCGGCGCCGGAGTTGGCCATAAAAATCCGATCAGCAAAGCTGTTGGCGGTGAGCAGTTCTGCCAGTTTGGTTTGCGGTTCAGTATAAAATAGGTTGGAGACATGCATGAGCTTTTTGGCCTGTGCACAAACTGCCTCTGTGACTGCTGGATGGCAATGCCCCAAAGAGCAGACAGCGATACCTGCGAGGAAATCCAGGTATTCTTTACCGTCTGCATCCCAAAGACGACAACCTTCTCCTCGCACCATCGCTGCCGGAAACCGGCTATAGGTCCCTGCAAACACGGCATCACCTTTTTTTTTCCATTTTGTATTGTTCATACTTTCTGCTGTCATGGTGTAATCTCCGTACCAATCCCCTTATGGGTGAAAATCTCCAGCAGGATGGCGTGTTCCTGCCGTCCATCAATGACATGGGCCTTGTTTACTCCGCCGTCCAGGGCAGAAACACAACAGCGAAGCTTGGGAATCATCCCGCCGCTGATCACCCCGTCCGCAATCATCTGCTCAATGGCGTTTTTTCTGATGGAGGAAAGCAGGTTGTCTTCACGGTCCTTTACTCCCTCTACATCGGTGAGCAGGATGAGTTTAGCTGCATTCAGCTCAGCAGCAATGGCTCCAGCCACCAGATCAGCATTGATATTATAGGCCTGTCCGTCTTCACCTACCCCAACCGGGGCAATGACCGGGATAAAATCCTGGGCATCCAAGGTATCAAGGATCTCGGGATTGACCTTAGTGACCTCGCCCACTCGACCGAGATCAATGAGTTCCGGTGGGGCATTGTCTGCTTCCGGTTTGCCAAGCACCTTCATTTTTTTTGCCTGGACAAGGTCGCCGTCCCGCCCGGAAAGCCCGACCGCCTTACCGCCACAATGATTGATCAGGCCAACGATCTCCTTATTGACTTTACCCACCAGAACCATCTCGACCACATCCATGGTCTCGCCGTCCGTAACCCGCATCCCTTGGATATAGTTTGAGGTAATCTGCATCTTTTGCAGGAATTTATTGATCTGGGGACCGCCCCCATGCACCACCACCGGGTTGAGGCCAATATACTTGAGCAGGATCACGTCCAGAGCAAAATTCTTTTTTAGCTCCTCATCCACCATAGCGTGACCGCCGTACTTGATCACCACGGTTTTATGGTTGAACTCTCGTATGTAGGGCAAGGATTCTATGAGTACCTTGGCCTTGGCTATTCCATGTTCCATAGTATGCTCCGATTTGCTTGCTTGAAAAGTAGGCTGGCATTTCGGGTGCGCAGAATTTTGTAGGGGCAGACCTGTGTGTCTGGCCGGTACAAGAGGGCGAATACATAGGTTCGCCCCTACAACACCCGTCATAACGGAATGAGTAGGTTATTTTTTGTTAATCCCCTTATGTGTTCAGACGTTAAAACGGAAGAGAATACAATCTCCGTCCTTGACCACATACTCCTTGCCTTCTGAACGCATCAGGCCCTTGTCACGGGCCGCAGGCTCAGAACCGCAGGCGACATAATCCGCATAGGCAATGACCTCGGCCCGAATAAAGCCTCGTTCAAAATCGGTATGAATCTTACCTGCTGCCCCGGGAGCGGTTGTCCCTTTGGTGATGGTCCAGGCCCTGGTCTCCTTTTCTCCCACGGTGAAATAGGTGATCAGTCCCAGGAGCTCGTAGCCAGCCCGGATCAGGCGATGGAGGCCCGGCTCTTCCATGCCCATATCGGCAAGGAATTCCTGCTGTTCTTCTGCCTCCAGCAGACTGAGTTCCTGTTCAATGGCCCCGGCAATGGTGACCACCGAAGCCCCCTCCTGGGCGGCAACCTCCTTGAGTCGCGCGACAAAATCATTGCCCTCAGCAATGTCCTCTTCACTGACATTGGCCACATAGAGGACCGGTTTGGTGGTCAGTAGACAGAGATCACGCATCAACTCCTGTTGCTGATCTGTTTCCACCTCCATCATCCTGGCCGGTTTCCCTTCATCAAGCAGGCCCTGGAGCTGCTCCAAAAAGGCCGCTTCAGCGATACATTTCTTATCCCCGGATTTTGCCTGACTTGCCGCCTTCTTCTGCCGCTTGCTCACGGTTTCCAAATCAGCCATGATCAATTCCATGGTGATGACCTCCAGATCCCGGATGGGATCAATGGAACCATCCACGTGGACGATATTATCGTCCTCAAAGCAGCGGACAACATGGAGGATGGCATCCACCTGACGGATATGGCCGAGGAACTGATTACCCAGCCCCTCGCCCTGACAGGCCCCTTTGACCAGGCCCGCAATATCGACAAATTCCATCTGGGTGGGGACCTTGCTCCTGGTCTTAGCCAGCTCAGCTAATATGTCCAGTCGCTTATCCGGTACCGGCACAACACCCACATTGGGCTCAATCGTACAAAA is from Candidatus Electrothrix sp. GW3-4 and encodes:
- a CDS encoding ISKra4 family transposase — encoded protein: MKNLGQIFRRTVILPVAVKKTHWHTTFGIIHVVEQEYRQPGKRYRPFSRSAGITCRCCSLPLQRAVTDFGADHSFGRVPEKLKEHYGITLPESTVRNVTETHARHIHERRRQERIEEYPSVKGRDFVIAETDGSMVPIVLTDPDAKDRRKGKKHTWKEARLSIAHVLGERTLKFGVEFQENVDESGKVLFDCACRAGFGRGTSLHSVGDGATWISGQVKKQFGSQGRYLVDFYHVCEYLEAAAPACSGKDGKGSWSKQQKERLKKGQEEKLIEALKPHLEPKKTEDQNAPVRCCLRYLSNRPGQFDYPEAQQLGLPIGSGEIESAHRYVIQERLKIAGAWWTPENARIMLSLRVDRADGYWERYWENIS
- a CDS encoding NAD(P)/FAD-dependent oxidoreductase, with product MSFTPLDTIKKNYDVIVIGSGLGGLTCAKRLAKSGHTVLLLEHHLQLGGLATWFKRGGHIFDVSLHGFPHGMVKTCKKYWSREIKDSIVQLKNIVFDNPQFSLTTTFSKDDFTRILHEDFKVDRSTVDDFFTTVRAMNFYDDQGMTTRELFEQFFPGRSDVHRLLMEPITYANGSTLDEPAITYGIVFSNFMSKGVFTFEGGTDKLIGMMADDLQKNGVTLCTGAKVERILVDNGKTRGVLVGGREITAKAVVSNSGITNTIDNLAGREAFSDDFLSRFNTVVVNNSSCQVYFGIRKGESFSDVGDLLFTSTAEEFSSEEMRRMDTKSRTFSVYYPKTRPEKPDYTVVASMNGNYDDWAGLDDVAYKAAKEAMVERCLVDLERYIPGIRDKVDTISSATPKTFNRYTLHTKGTSFGTKFEGLDISRSIFKEVGGLFHVGSVGIIMSGWLGAINYGVIVANDVDAYVRG
- the ychF gene encoding redox-regulated ATPase YchF is translated as MGFQCGIVGLPNVGKSTIFNALTAAAIEAANYPFCTIEPNVGVVPVPDKRLDILAELAKTRSKVPTQMEFVDIAGLVKGACQGEGLGNQFLGHIRQVDAILHVVRCFEDDNIVHVDGSIDPIRDLEVITMELIMADLETVSKRQKKAASQAKSGDKKCIAEAAFLEQLQGLLDEGKPARMMEVETDQQQELMRDLCLLTTKPVLYVANVSEEDIAEGNDFVARLKEVAAQEGASVVTIAGAIEQELSLLEAEEQQEFLADMGMEEPGLHRLIRAGYELLGLITYFTVGEKETRAWTITKGTTAPGAAGKIHTDFERGFIRAEVIAYADYVACGSEPAARDKGLMRSEGKEYVVKDGDCILFRFNV
- a CDS encoding PAS domain-containing protein, with product MREVFDALPSMVFVVDQDVRIQEYNAAATSVMITAEREAILQRRAGEILNCIHSRESPDGCGRSSVCSGCIVRNAVTKALQGGARVIRHRTRMQIVQNEQIVQIYVLVTASPFSFRGNQHVLLVIEDITEIAELYRMIFICPVCGKMQSEEKTWMRVESYFKNNWNVECSHGYCPDCFQHEMEKIRSNPKKEQDPSRS
- a CDS encoding YqaE/Pmp3 family membrane protein, giving the protein MKERTADFLRIILSLIIPPVGVFFQEGFGMHFWINIILTLLGYIPGVLHAVWIILKK
- the argB gene encoding acetylglutamate kinase; protein product: MEHGIAKAKVLIESLPYIREFNHKTVVIKYGGHAMVDEELKKNFALDVILLKYIGLNPVVVHGGGPQINKFLQKMQITSNYIQGMRVTDGETMDVVEMVLVGKVNKEIVGLINHCGGKAVGLSGRDGDLVQAKKMKVLGKPEADNAPPELIDLGRVGEVTKVNPEILDTLDAQDFIPVIAPVGVGEDGQAYNINADLVAGAIAAELNAAKLILLTDVEGVKDREDNLLSSIRKNAIEQMIADGVISGGMIPKLRCCVSALDGGVNKAHVIDGRQEHAILLEIFTHKGIGTEITP
- a CDS encoding aspartate aminotransferase family protein — translated: MNNTKWKKKGDAVFAGTYSRFPAAMVRGEGCRLWDADGKEYLDFLAGIAVCSLGHCHPAVTEAVCAQAKKLMHVSNLFYTEPQTKLAELLTANSFADRIFMANSGAEANEAAIKLARIHSGKGRYEIISLSGSFHGRTLATVAATGQPKFQQGFEPMPAGFVHAGFGDPDELEKLITPRTCAILCEPLQGESGVRPLDPAYLQKIRSLCDKHNLLLIFDEVQTGMGRTGTLFAYEQLGVTPDIMTLAKALGNGLPIGAMLTRSDIAASFTVGTHASTFGGNPVAAAAGVAVLQIMLADGFFAAMQKRSAYFIQRLKEVVAEFPLLCSDVRGSGMLLALVLTEKGIEHGTEIVQHLFERGFLINFAGMRVLRFIPPLTVAQEDIDLLIEQLKNVLSAID